In Musa acuminata AAA Group cultivar baxijiao chromosome BXJ2-8, Cavendish_Baxijiao_AAA, whole genome shotgun sequence, one genomic interval encodes:
- the LOC135618770 gene encoding carboxylesterase 15-like — translation MVAEGTTGTRVVDEVSGWLRVFDDGSVDRTWTGPPEALFLMEPVPAFDTPRDGVTLHDLPGDPSLRLYLPSPPPPEGRREPLPVFLHFQGGGFCISRSSWFMYYQFYARLAASIPAAVVSVELPLAPEHRLPAAIDAGFAALLRLRDLARDPESELLRSVDFSRVFLIGDSSGGNLVHLVGARAWEEEEAFWSPLKVAGGILLQPGFVRSTRSRSELELRSDSVFFTLDMLDKLLALGLPEGATKDHPYTCPMGEAAPPLETVRLPPFLVGVADRDLIRDTNLEYCEAMKKAGKEVAVVISEGVSHSFYLNKFAVDNDPTTAKRTEELIAAINDFVRRH, via the coding sequence ATGGTTGCGGAGGGGACGACAGGCACAAGGGTGGTGGACGAGGTCTCCGGCTGGCTCCGGGTTTTCGACGATGGATCGGTGGACCGGACGTGGACCGGACCGCCCGAGGCCCTCTTCCTCATGGAACCGGTCCCGGCCTTTGACACCCCTCGCGACGGCGTCACCCTTCATGACCTCCCTGGCGACCCCTCCCTCCGCCTCTATCTCCCTTCGCCGCCGCCCCCTGAAGGGCGCCGTGAGCCGCTTCCTGTTTTCCTCCACTTCCAGGGGGGCGGATTCTGCATCAGCCGCTCCTCCTGGTTTATGTACTATCAATTCTACGCCCGCCTCGCTGCCTCCATCCCAGCGGCCGTGGTCTCCGTCGAGCTTCCCCTCGCCCCCGAGCACCGCCTCCCCGCCGCCATCGACGCCGGCTTCGCCGCCCTCCTCCGCCTCCGAGATCTGGCCCGCGACCCGGAATCCGAGCTGCTCCGCTCGGTGGACTTCTCCCGCGTGTTCCTTATAGGCGACAGCTCTGGGGGGAACCTGGTGCACCTGGTGGGTGCGCGGgcgtgggaggaggaggaggcgttcTGGTCGCCCCTCAAGGTGGCGGGCGGGATCCTGCTCCAACCGGGGTTCGTGCGCTCGACCCGGAGCCGGTCCGAGCTGGAGCTCCGGTCCGACTCGGTGTTCTTCACGCTGGACATGCTCGACAAGTTACTCGCTCTGGGGCTGCCAGAGGGGGCCACCAAGGACCACCCCTACACGTGCCCGATGGGGGAGGCGGCGCCGCCACTGGAGACGGTGAGACTGCCGCCGTTCCTGGTGGGAGTGGCGGACCGCGACCTGATAAGGGACACCAACCTGGAGTACTGCGAGGCGATGAAGAAGGCGGGGAAGGAAGTGGCCGTAGTGATAAGCGAGGGAGTGAGCCACTCCTTCTACCTCAACAAGTTCGCCGTCGACAACGACCCAACCACCGCCAAGAGGACGGAGGAGCTAATCGCCGCCATCAACGACTTCGTCCGTCGCCATTGA